The Maridesulfovibrio salexigens DSM 2638 region TATCGCTGCCCAGTGGCTTGAGTCTGCGTGATGCAATCGCCCGTAGCAGGGATTGCTGAACTTTCAGTGAAGCTGACTGAATTTCATCCAGGAACAACGTGCCGCCATGAGCTTCAATGAAAGCTCCGTTACGGTCGGTCTTTGCATCTGAAAATGCTCCTTTGACATGCCCAAAAAGTGCATCAAGAAGAAGGTTTTCATCCAAAGCCCCGCAGTTAACTGAGATAAAAGGCTTTTCGCGGCGAGCACTGTTGTTGTGGACAGCTTCAGCCACCAACTGTTTCCCTGTTCCTGTTTCGCCGTAAATAAGAACATCAACGTCTACCTCAGCGGCTTTGAGGATTTCATTCTTAAGGTTATTGATCTGTTTTCCGTAGCCTATAATTTCCGGAATGACAGTGACATCAAGATTTGCAAGGGCTTGAGTCTCCTTTTTCATATCGGCTTTTTCCTGACTGTTGATGGCTACAAGCTTTTCGTCTTTCGCTTTCATCAAAATATACTGGCTGTTAACGTGTCGTATGATTCTGTTAAAAGCCTTTTGCAGCACCTGTAGATCATTATCTTTGTAGGGCAAATCGACTTCTTTAAGCTGATCCAGTGAAGTCTGCTCCGACATTACCGCAGCAAATTCCCGTATCGGTCTGGTCAGTGACCTGCCGAAGAAAAGAACCACCAGTATTGTTGCAGCGACTGCGATACCGGAAACGACAAGCAGAATGCTCATGAAATCATAGCCCGCAACTTTCGGCAGAACACTACGGTCGGTATAGATAATGGCTCCGTAAACTTCAGATTCTCCGCCGGGAGTTTTCTTGAAGCATACCGGGGCATATGCAAGTGTGGGTATTGTCGAGGAATACTGACCGGATTCGTGAAATAAAAATTCCAGTCCTTTTTCTTTCTTCTGTATTTTTCCGATTCTTTCCCAGTAGTCCGCGTGAATCTCGCTTGGGCGGAAGGCTACGTTGTGTTCTGCCTTGCCCAGAGTCCCCTGATAGCCCTGTCGTGCGAGGAATGATGTCAGTTCAGAGCTGTCGTCTTCCTTAGGTATTGACTGGAAAAGTATCCAGCCTTGCGGGTCAACAAAATAACTGAATCGTAATTCATCGCTTCGCTGAAATGACCATAGCGGAGATCTTTTCGAGTCATACAATGTTAGGAAATTTCGTAGTTTTTCAGCTTTGACGGAGAGAAACATTATTCCGTCAGGGTGTCCCTTACTATCTAAGGTTTTTATGTAAAAGCGGACAACCTTCTCTTTGATCAGCATATTTCCGTTTTTATTGTTTTGTACCGGATAGGTAATTTCGCGGATGTATGAAGGTTGAACCTCTCTGTCTTTTAATGTGGATATTTTTTCAAGCTCCAGCAGCGGATTGGGGCTGACCCTGCCAAGCGCCGCATCATCCAGCTTTGTCACTACACCGCTTTTGTTGATCTGTATTTGAGGTTTTCCAGTGGAGGCCGGAATATACGCCAATTCATAATACGGAATTCCCCCAGCCATAATCATATTTTGAAACTGTATGCTGATGTCTTC contains the following coding sequences:
- a CDS encoding sigma-54-dependent transcriptional regulator; translated protein: MSENTQPTEHNNSSMFSPKRLWNRTGLRGKLLLSLLPTILIIILIVGAASYKVSKDYIRIALGRTVAMQNLAIVHDIEMFMNNCATDLRYFALSKQKNEDISIQFQNMIMAGGIPYYELAYIPASTGKPQIQINKSGVVTKLDDAALGRVSPNPLLELEKISTLKDREVQPSYIREITYPVQNNKNGNMLIKEKVVRFYIKTLDSKGHPDGIMFLSVKAEKLRNFLTLYDSKRSPLWSFQRSDELRFSYFVDPQGWILFQSIPKEDDSSELTSFLARQGYQGTLGKAEHNVAFRPSEIHADYWERIGKIQKKEKGLEFLFHESGQYSSTIPTLAYAPVCFKKTPGGESEVYGAIIYTDRSVLPKVAGYDFMSILLVVSGIAVAATILVVLFFGRSLTRPIREFAAVMSEQTSLDQLKEVDLPYKDNDLQVLQKAFNRIIRHVNSQYILMKAKDEKLVAINSQEKADMKKETQALANLDVTVIPEIIGYGKQINNLKNEILKAAEVDVDVLIYGETGTGKQLVAEAVHNNSARREKPFISVNCGALDENLLLDALFGHVKGAFSDAKTDRNGAFIEAHGGTLFLDEIQSASLKVQQSLLRAIASRRLKPLGSDKEISFDIRIIVATNADLTTLIKEKLFREDLYYRLKVLMIQTPALREHPESIPLLSLYYMKQAENLTDKKDIALSRGAVAKLKSYQWPGNVRELVNSITRAVVMANNKLIQADEIKLEGESCSYAEDEHPESVKQSFASEETISPDEDTLEENMDSDQLQSTSLNDRQLKAWKVIRTMDSVSRNEYQKIVGGRLPSRTAIYDLQILVKAGKLRKTGRGPSTRYIVDE